The genomic stretch TTCTTACAGGGTATAAAGGCACTGCCACCGTAGGTGGTGTTGAGGTAAGTCATCACACCAACACTTTTTATGAAAACATTGGTGTGGATTTTGAATTTCCTTCACTTTATGAAAAGTTGACTGCACGACAAAATTTAGAGTTTTTTGGTTCTCTCTATTCTCGTGAGCTACGTTCTATTGAAGAACTATTTGAAATGGTAAACCTCACAAATGATGGGGACAAAAAAGTGGATGATTATTCCAAAGGTATGAAATCAAGGTTGAATTTCATTAAGGCACTCTTGCATAACCCCGAAATCATATTTCTTGATGAACCAACCAGTGGGCTTGACCCCTCAAATAGTTATGATATGAAAAAAATAATCAAAGCAGAACGAGCAAAGGGAAAGGCGATTATTTTAACCACTCATAATATGCAAGATGCAGCCGAGTTGTGCGACAGAGTGGCTTTTATTGTTGATGGTAAAATGAAAGCTCTTGATACACCGCACAATCTCATTATGTCAAAGGGAGCAAATAAACTGCAATACTCTTACTTTGAAAACGGCGAGCAATTAGGCGAGTGTTTGATGTCTGCTTCAGGTGAGGATAAATTACTTCAAAGATTGGTTTCAGAAAATAAACTACTTTCCATACACAGTAGTGAGCCTACCCTTAACGACATATTCCGTGAGGTAACAGGGAGGGTTTTAGAATGAGATTAAAAGGACTATTGCTTGGTGATATGCGGTTTCAAGTGAAATATGGTTTCTATTTTCTTTATACAATAATCACTATTGTTTACATTGCCATACTTGCATTCATACCAATCAAGATAAAATTAAAAGTGTCATCTATCCTTATTTTTACAGACCCTGCGACAATGGGATTATTCTTTATGGGGGCGATTGTACTTCTTGAGAAAAGTCAAAGGGTACTATCCTCCCTTGCAGTATCGCCCATAAAAGTATGGGAATATATTTTTTCAAAGGTTGTGTCCCTTGGTTTGATTTCAACCCTTGTCGGTGTCATTCTTGGCATTTCGAGTGGAATGCCTCATATATTATTGACTGCCATCGGGACATTTTTTGGTGCTGTGCTTTTTTCATTGCTTGGTATTATCGTTGCGACGAAGGTAAACAGCTTAAATCAATTCCTAATTTTCACAGTACCGCTAATGCTTTTTCTAATGCTACCACCATTACCAGAACTTTTCGGATATACTTCTCCT from Anaerocolumna sp. AGMB13020 encodes the following:
- a CDS encoding ABC transporter ATP-binding protein yields the protein MIKVTNLNFSYTQTPFIENVNFNVSKGEIFGFLGPSGAGKSTLQKILTGLLTGYKGTATVGGVEVSHHTNTFYENIGVDFEFPSLYEKLTARQNLEFFGSLYSRELRSIEELFEMVNLTNDGDKKVDDYSKGMKSRLNFIKALLHNPEIIFLDEPTSGLDPSNSYDMKKIIKAERAKGKAIILTTHNMQDAAELCDRVAFIVDGKMKALDTPHNLIMSKGANKLQYSYFENGEQLGECLMSASGEDKLLQRLVSENKLLSIHSSEPTLNDIFREVTGRVLE
- a CDS encoding fluoroquinolone export ABC transporter permease subunit, which encodes MRLKGLLLGDMRFQVKYGFYFLYTIITIVYIAILAFIPIKIKLKVSSILIFTDPATMGLFFMGAIVLLEKSQRVLSSLAVSPIKVWEYIFSKVVSLGLISTLVGVILGISSGMPHILLTAIGTFFGAVLFSLLGIIVATKVNSLNQFLIFTVPLMLFLMLPPLPELFGYTSPLFIFHAGNIVLNLIYGVTENPLVMLLVFITWLIALYYLAVKSTQKMLNSLGGVTL